A stretch of Bacteroidales bacterium DNA encodes these proteins:
- a CDS encoding P-loop NTPase: MEIAVISGKGGTGKSFVSAAFATIPERVFLSDCDVDAANLYLIFSPEINFEQIYIAGQKAEIDYDKCTNCGYCVNFCRFDAMSTKENRVVINETLCDGCYLCVRICPENAITMLDNDKSRMYAGTFRNGQMVYGRLAPGEENSGKLVSMIREKAKTEIIKGKFKIHIIDGPPGIGCATISSITGVDRVVIVTEPTLSGIHDLKRTVELASKFDLKTWVIINKYDLNTSMSHKIESYCKENNISFAGKIPFDKQVVEAMMNCKSIIEYQPKSKVSKIITEIFNKIQHAN, encoded by the coding sequence ATGGAAATAGCAGTAATTAGTGGTAAAGGGGGGACAGGGAAATCGTTTGTGAGTGCAGCATTTGCCACAATTCCTGAACGAGTTTTTTTGTCTGATTGCGATGTTGATGCAGCCAACCTGTATCTGATTTTTTCGCCCGAAATTAATTTTGAACAGATATACATTGCAGGTCAAAAAGCCGAAATAGATTACGACAAATGCACAAACTGTGGCTACTGTGTCAATTTTTGCCGATTTGATGCCATGTCAACTAAAGAGAACAGAGTAGTTATTAACGAAACGTTATGTGATGGGTGTTACCTTTGTGTACGCATATGTCCAGAAAATGCTATAACTATGCTCGACAACGATAAAAGCCGAATGTACGCCGGTACTTTCAGAAATGGGCAAATGGTTTATGGACGATTGGCTCCAGGAGAAGAAAACTCTGGCAAATTGGTTAGTATGATACGCGAAAAAGCCAAAACCGAAATTATCAAGGGAAAATTTAAAATACACATTATTGATGGACCTCCGGGAATTGGCTGTGCTACAATATCATCAATTACGGGTGTTGACCGTGTTGTTATAGTTACCGAACCAACGCTCTCGGGAATACACGATTTAAAACGAACGGTGGAATTAGCATCTAAATTCGACCTAAAAACTTGGGTAATAATCAATAAATATGACCTTAATACATCAATGTCGCACAAAATTGAAAGTTACTGCAAAGAAAACAACATCTCATTTGCCGGAAAAATTCCATTTGACAAACAAGTGGTTGAAGCTATGATGAATTGCAAAAGCATTATAGAGTACCAGCCTAAATCAAAAGTCTCAAAAATTATAACAGAGATTTTTAATAAAATACAGCATGCAAATTAG
- a CDS encoding Mrp/NBP35 family ATP-binding protein, giving the protein MNNFNKIKIPDVKHIIAVASGKGGVGKSTVSVNLAATLARQGFKVGMVDADIYGPSIPKMLGIENEKPLVEQSNGKETFFTIEKYGMKIISIGFFIKKDQGLIWRGPLAANAILQLFENTQWGELDYLIADFPPGTGDIQLTVMQKLKLDGVVMVTTPQEVALNDARKAASMFGNKELNVPIFGVVENMSWFTPKPHPEEKYYIFGKGGGEMLAKELKTSLLAQIPLVIEVGEAAEQGLTIYDTSDMSVIKEFEKISDVIVLKTSDV; this is encoded by the coding sequence ATGAACAATTTTAATAAAATTAAAATTCCCGACGTAAAACATATTATAGCCGTAGCTTCAGGCAAAGGAGGTGTCGGAAAATCAACAGTATCAGTCAATTTGGCTGCTACATTAGCACGCCAAGGTTTTAAAGTAGGCATGGTCGATGCTGATATTTACGGTCCCTCAATTCCAAAAATGTTGGGTATTGAAAACGAAAAGCCTTTAGTGGAACAATCAAACGGTAAAGAGACTTTTTTCACCATCGAAAAATATGGAATGAAAATCATATCAATAGGGTTTTTCATTAAAAAAGATCAAGGCCTTATTTGGCGCGGACCATTGGCAGCAAATGCCATTTTGCAGTTGTTTGAAAATACTCAATGGGGCGAACTTGACTATCTGATTGCCGACTTTCCACCTGGTACAGGAGATATTCAATTAACCGTTATGCAAAAGCTTAAACTTGACGGAGTAGTAATGGTTACAACTCCACAAGAGGTTGCACTCAACGATGCTCGCAAAGCTGCATCGATGTTTGGGAACAAAGAGTTAAACGTGCCAATTTTTGGAGTAGTTGAAAACATGTCGTGGTTTACACCAAAACCTCACCCCGAAGAAAAATATTATATTTTCGGCAAAGGTGGAGGAGAAATGCTTGCAAAAGAATTAAAAACATCCCTCTTAGCACAGATCCCTTTGGTTATAGAAGTTGGCGAAGCCGCCGAACAAGGCTTGACAATTTACGACACTTCCGATATGTCGGTTATAAAAGAATTTGAAAAAATATCTGATGTCATTGTTCTCAAAACATCAGACGTTTAA
- a CDS encoding UDP-glucose 6-dehydrogenase, with translation MKQVKNICCIGAGYVGGPTMATIAQKCPEIKITVVDINAKRIADWQTDELPIYEPGLLEVVKESRGRNLFFSTDVINGIKEAEMIFISVNTPTKTYGVGKGRAADLKFVELCARQIAEYAESDKIVVEKSTIPVRTASAIKTILAQSSSKVKFQVLSNPEFLAEGTAIRDLQNPDRVLIGGDQTPEGLEAIEALTSIYARWVPRERIIQTNIWSSELSKLTANAFLAQRISSINSISALCEVTDADVDEVAKAIGSDSRIGPKFLKSSVGFGGSCFQKDILNLVYLCEHFGLPEVAAYWNQVIIMNDYQKRRFADKIIKTLFNTLSGKKIAMLGWAFKKDTNDTRESAAIYVSDHLMEEQAEIHVYDPKVPEKAMQNDLNNLGTRSSEENERLLNVHKDPYKACKNAHAIAVVTEWDEFKTLDWKRIYDNMLKPASLFDGRNILNHDELRKIGFNVYAIGKGNVEK, from the coding sequence ATGAAACAAGTAAAAAATATTTGCTGTATAGGAGCAGGTTATGTTGGAGGTCCAACAATGGCTACTATTGCACAAAAATGTCCAGAAATAAAGATAACAGTTGTAGATATTAATGCAAAGCGTATTGCCGACTGGCAAACCGATGAGCTGCCAATTTACGAGCCGGGTTTGCTCGAAGTAGTTAAGGAGTCGCGCGGTAGAAATCTGTTTTTTAGTACCGATGTAATTAATGGCATTAAGGAAGCCGAAATGATTTTTATAAGTGTTAATACGCCCACAAAAACATACGGTGTTGGTAAAGGTCGTGCAGCTGACCTTAAGTTTGTGGAATTGTGTGCACGCCAAATAGCAGAATATGCAGAAAGCGATAAAATTGTTGTTGAAAAATCGACAATACCGGTTCGTACTGCAAGTGCAATTAAAACAATTTTGGCGCAAAGCTCGTCGAAAGTTAAGTTTCAGGTTTTGTCAAATCCGGAATTTTTGGCAGAAGGTACCGCAATAAGAGATTTGCAAAACCCCGACAGAGTTTTGATAGGGGGAGACCAAACCCCGGAAGGATTAGAAGCTATCGAAGCACTTACCTCAATATATGCACGTTGGGTTCCACGTGAAAGAATTATACAAACAAACATATGGTCGTCAGAGTTAAGTAAATTAACAGCGAATGCCTTTTTGGCACAAAGAATATCTTCAATCAATAGTATTTCTGCACTTTGTGAAGTAACCGATGCAGATGTTGATGAAGTAGCGAAGGCAATTGGCTCAGACAGTCGTATTGGTCCAAAGTTTTTGAAAAGTTCGGTAGGATTTGGAGGTAGCTGTTTTCAAAAGGATATTTTAAATTTGGTTTATCTATGCGAACACTTTGGTTTACCTGAGGTTGCCGCTTATTGGAATCAGGTAATAATTATGAACGATTATCAGAAACGTCGTTTTGCAGATAAAATAATAAAAACATTGTTCAATACGCTATCAGGGAAAAAAATTGCCATGCTTGGCTGGGCATTTAAAAAAGATACAAACGATACCCGTGAGTCTGCCGCTATTTATGTTTCTGACCATTTAATGGAGGAGCAAGCAGAAATACATGTTTACGATCCCAAAGTTCCGGAGAAAGCAATGCAAAACGACTTGAATAACTTAGGAACGAGATCTTCAGAGGAGAATGAGAGATTATTAAATGTTCATAAGGATCCTTACAAGGCATGCAAAAATGCCCATGCAATAGCAGTAGTAACGGAGTGGGACGAGTTTAAGACCCTTGATTGGAAACGCATATACGATAATATGTTAAAGCCTGCATCGCTTTTCGATGGCCGTAATATATTAAATCACGATGAGTTGAGAAAAATTGGATTTAATGTGTATGCGATAGGAAAGGGCAATGTCGAAAAATAA
- the rlmN gene encoding 23S rRNA (adenine(2503)-C(2))-methyltransferase RlmN produces MSRQTTLLALSPEQVRGEITKFEMPKYTSQQIVEWIYKKRVSNFDKMTNISANHRKILNNNFVVGTKDPDMYQTSIDGTIKYLYKTSEGLGVEAVYIPEEDRTTLCVSSQVGCKLGCKFCMTGQQGFDSNLSAAEIVNQVYSLPEFPQLTNIVFMGMGEPFDNLDEVLKACNVLTSDWGFGWSPRRITVSTVGITNKLTRFLEESNCHLAISLHSPFENEREELMPVQKSNNIKSVINILRKYDWRGQRRLSFEYIMFDGINDSDNHIKELTKLLNGLFCRVNLIRYHETPLLPYKPSPSEKLIYFRDKLSDNNIITTIRKSRGEDISAACGMLSYKTKK; encoded by the coding sequence ATGAGTCGGCAAACAACACTTCTCGCCCTATCTCCTGAACAAGTTCGCGGTGAAATTACAAAATTTGAAATGCCTAAATATACATCCCAACAAATTGTTGAATGGATTTACAAGAAACGCGTTTCGAATTTTGACAAAATGACAAACATCTCTGCTAATCACAGAAAAATTTTGAACAATAATTTTGTTGTCGGAACTAAAGATCCTGACATGTACCAAACATCGATTGATGGAACAATAAAATATTTGTATAAAACATCGGAAGGATTGGGGGTTGAAGCAGTTTATATCCCCGAAGAAGATAGGACCACACTATGTGTATCATCGCAGGTGGGTTGTAAACTTGGCTGTAAATTTTGTATGACTGGTCAACAAGGATTCGATTCAAACCTTTCGGCTGCCGAAATAGTTAACCAAGTATATTCACTCCCAGAATTTCCCCAATTAACAAATATTGTGTTTATGGGAATGGGCGAACCTTTTGACAATTTAGATGAAGTATTAAAAGCTTGTAATGTTTTGACTAGCGATTGGGGTTTTGGGTGGAGTCCAAGACGTATTACTGTCTCTACTGTTGGGATAACAAACAAACTTACACGATTTCTCGAAGAAAGTAATTGTCATTTAGCAATTTCATTACACTCTCCTTTTGAAAATGAACGTGAGGAGTTGATGCCCGTACAGAAATCAAACAACATTAAATCAGTAATAAATATATTGCGCAAATACGATTGGCGGGGACAACGCAGATTATCGTTCGAATACATAATGTTCGACGGAATTAATGATAGCGACAATCACATAAAAGAATTAACGAAACTTCTGAACGGGCTGTTTTGCAGAGTTAATCTTATAAGGTATCACGAAACCCCTCTACTCCCCTACAAACCTTCGCCCAGCGAAAAATTAATATATTTTAGAGATAAATTATCGGATAACAATATTATCACTACAATCAGAAAATCACGGGGTGAAGATATTTCTGCAGCATGTGGAATGCTTTCTTACAAAACAAAAAAATAA
- a CDS encoding HD domain-containing protein, which translates to MKKHIVVLLLVLLCCCDTLSLFSHQLVRIEPDSLNCVVEVQNNTFVLQVPHNANIEVLGDNKIFLVDNNENLYLGSLDKGKYDIVYISPDGQRIQGHLIVTNSLLTGKALLLGISLIISFILLIYFSIRFRFAHERKKLKSLLYEKTEAFIKEQERYEMALAKKESDYVESDKRQKNKGVRYKMVTVLFSNVVGFSKLTEQDKAEKLIDDLDRFYYHFDETVKDLNIKKIKTIGDTYVCAGGIPKKNRTNPIEVVLAAFEMQQYMIHLKSRYPEEEEKIWGLRMGIHTGHVFAQFESEKDLKYDIWGETVNIASRVEATGDLNRVNISGSTYELVRDYFICQYYGKLPVKYQGDADLYVIEGFRPHLSVKGEGLVPNHDFQIKLAFIRFDDLEEEILDILEHELPKNLYYHNVKHTIDVVNQVEIIARREEVSEEELLLLKTAALFHDIGYTRGYKDHELLGIQRTKEILPRYNYSEEQITKICDLIFATRMPPMPKNKLEEIICDADLDYLGRVDFVPVSNMLFRELVENEAIENNIEKWNNVQIEFISKHQYFTQSAKKLRDVNKHKQLENIRNLAE; encoded by the coding sequence TTGAAAAAGCATATTGTAGTTCTGCTTTTGGTTTTGCTATGCTGCTGTGATACACTTAGTCTGTTTTCACATCAGTTAGTACGAATAGAACCCGACTCATTAAATTGCGTTGTTGAGGTACAAAACAATACTTTTGTATTGCAGGTCCCACATAATGCAAATATTGAAGTTTTAGGAGACAATAAAATATTCCTCGTAGACAACAATGAAAATCTTTATTTGGGAAGCTTAGATAAGGGCAAATACGATATTGTTTACATTAGTCCTGATGGTCAAAGAATTCAAGGACATTTAATTGTAACAAATTCGTTATTAACAGGAAAAGCTTTACTGTTAGGAATTTCTCTTATAATAAGCTTTATTTTGCTGATTTATTTTAGTATCAGATTCCGTTTTGCCCATGAACGAAAAAAACTAAAGTCTCTTCTATATGAGAAAACGGAGGCTTTTATTAAAGAGCAAGAGAGATATGAAATGGCGTTGGCAAAAAAAGAATCAGATTATGTTGAATCAGATAAACGGCAAAAAAATAAAGGTGTTAGGTATAAAATGGTTACTGTTTTGTTTAGTAACGTAGTTGGGTTCTCTAAACTTACAGAACAAGATAAAGCTGAAAAGCTAATTGATGATTTAGATAGATTTTACTATCATTTCGATGAAACAGTTAAAGACTTAAATATAAAAAAAATAAAAACCATTGGCGACACATATGTTTGCGCTGGTGGAATTCCAAAGAAAAACAGGACTAACCCTATTGAAGTAGTATTAGCAGCTTTTGAAATGCAACAATATATGATACATTTAAAAAGCAGATATCCAGAAGAAGAGGAGAAAATATGGGGGCTGAGAATGGGTATCCATACAGGTCACGTATTTGCACAATTTGAAAGTGAGAAAGATCTAAAATACGATATTTGGGGAGAAACGGTTAATATTGCTAGCAGAGTTGAAGCTACCGGTGATTTAAATAGAGTAAATATTTCAGGCAGTACCTATGAATTAGTTCGAGACTATTTCATTTGCCAATATTATGGAAAACTTCCTGTTAAATATCAGGGCGATGCCGATTTATATGTAATTGAAGGATTTCGCCCACACTTGTCAGTTAAAGGGGAAGGATTGGTCCCAAATCATGATTTCCAAATTAAGTTAGCTTTTATTCGTTTCGACGATTTAGAAGAGGAGATCTTAGATATTTTGGAACATGAGCTACCTAAAAATCTATATTACCACAATGTTAAACATACAATAGATGTTGTCAATCAAGTTGAAATAATAGCACGTCGTGAAGAGGTCAGCGAAGAGGAGTTGTTATTACTAAAAACAGCTGCACTGTTTCACGATATAGGTTACACTCGCGGATATAAAGATCATGAATTATTGGGAATTCAGAGAACAAAAGAGATTCTTCCGCGTTATAACTATTCAGAAGAACAAATAACAAAAATTTGTGATTTAATATTTGCAACAAGAATGCCACCAATGCCAAAAAATAAGCTTGAAGAAATTATTTGTGACGCCGACTTAGATTACTTAGGTCGAGTAGACTTTGTCCCTGTTTCCAATATGCTGTTTCGAGAACTTGTTGAAAATGAGGCAATTGAAAACAATATTGAAAAATGGAATAACGTGCAAATTGAATTTATTTCAAAGCACCAATATTTTACACAATCAGCAAAAAAATTACGTGACGTAAATAAGCATAAACAATTAGAAAATATTCGTAACTTAGCGGAATAA
- a CDS encoding universal stress protein yields MDTEKKYVVVPWDFTESSEYSLAHAIQLARVMNNGILLLKIISTKKGFLGSKKSVSTNEVATLKEKMEAKAKEIKETTKLDAIALVKPGDSKRLVINEIKSANANLVVLPYRYPLVGKRYKNSVFNSIITESNIPFVVTSKRPRHDYYKELVVPVDHDKKYKESLAWILYLSRYYNCNVNMIKPFITDPFMKKDMANNIYFTKKMLDKHGVVYGIKTAKRKQPFKAETFRFTELIDADIIVMMLKQYNKWISREEKLNTSSPIMIVPPRSDLIKYGALA; encoded by the coding sequence ATGGATACAGAAAAGAAATATGTTGTTGTACCTTGGGACTTTACAGAAAGTTCAGAGTACTCGCTGGCTCATGCAATTCAGTTAGCACGTGTGATGAACAATGGTATTTTGCTTCTAAAAATTATCAGTACAAAGAAGGGGTTTTTAGGTTCAAAAAAGAGTGTCTCTACAAATGAAGTGGCCACTTTAAAAGAAAAAATGGAAGCTAAAGCAAAAGAGATTAAAGAAACCACCAAATTAGACGCGATTGCACTAGTAAAACCTGGAGACTCAAAAAGATTGGTTATTAATGAAATAAAATCAGCAAATGCAAACCTTGTAGTTTTGCCGTATAGATACCCTCTTGTTGGCAAACGATATAAAAATTCGGTGTTTAATTCCATTATAACAGAGTCTAACATTCCGTTCGTCGTAACCAGTAAACGTCCACGACACGACTATTACAAAGAATTAGTTGTACCTGTTGACCACGACAAAAAGTATAAAGAATCGTTAGCATGGATTTTATACCTATCGCGTTATTATAACTGCAACGTTAATATGATAAAACCGTTTATTACCGATCCTTTTATGAAAAAAGATATGGCAAATAATATCTATTTCACAAAAAAAATGTTAGACAAGCATGGTGTGGTTTACGGTATTAAAACAGCTAAGAGAAAACAACCTTTCAAAGCTGAAACATTCAGATTTACAGAACTTATTGATGCCGACATAATCGTAATGATGCTTAAACAATACAATAAATGGATAAGCAGGGAAGAAAAATTGAACACCTCTTCACCTATTATGATAGTACCTCCCAGAAGCGATTTAATTAAATATGGCGCATTAGCCTAA
- a CDS encoding branched-chain amino acid aminotransferase: MENNIDWGKLGFGYIKTDYNVRCYYRNGKWGEIEVSSSEYIPMHMAASALHYGQEAFEGMKAYCGKDGKIRLFRWDENAKRLQRSARGTHMAEVPLELFYEMLVKTIELNKRFVPPYGHGASLYIRPLLIGTGAEVGVKPAKEYMFVIFVTPVGPYFKGGLTPVKIAVVRDSDRAAPLGTGTLKVGGNYAASLRGTVKVVSQGYSSPMYLDSCERKYIDEIGAANFFAIKDNTYITPKSTSILPSITNMSLIQLAEDMGLKVERRPVDIEELSTFEEVGACGTAAVISPINEINDMDKGIVYRFCKDGKPGPISLKLYETLVGIQYGDLPDKHNWVTILD; encoded by the coding sequence ATGGAGAATAATATTGATTGGGGCAAACTTGGATTCGGTTATATAAAAACCGATTACAATGTTCGCTGTTATTATCGTAATGGAAAATGGGGCGAAATAGAAGTCTCAAGTTCAGAGTATATCCCAATGCATATGGCTGCCTCTGCTCTACATTACGGACAAGAAGCTTTCGAAGGAATGAAAGCATACTGTGGAAAAGATGGTAAAATACGTCTGTTCAGATGGGACGAAAATGCAAAACGATTGCAACGCTCAGCTCGTGGAACTCACATGGCAGAAGTACCATTAGAACTGTTCTATGAAATGTTAGTAAAAACAATAGAACTCAACAAAAGATTTGTTCCCCCATACGGGCACGGAGCATCTTTGTACATAAGGCCTTTACTAATAGGAACAGGAGCAGAAGTTGGAGTAAAACCTGCCAAAGAGTATATGTTTGTAATATTTGTAACTCCGGTTGGTCCATATTTTAAGGGAGGTCTTACCCCTGTAAAAATTGCAGTAGTTAGAGATAGTGACCGTGCGGCACCACTTGGAACAGGTACTCTAAAAGTTGGCGGAAACTACGCAGCAAGCTTACGCGGTACAGTTAAAGTAGTAAGCCAAGGGTATAGCTCGCCAATGTATCTCGACTCGTGCGAAAGAAAGTATATCGACGAAATTGGAGCTGCTAACTTCTTTGCAATTAAGGATAACACATATATTACACCTAAGTCAACTTCAATTCTACCATCTATTACAAACATGAGCCTTATACAACTAGCAGAGGACATGGGATTAAAGGTTGAAAGACGACCGGTAGATATCGAAGAATTATCGACATTTGAAGAAGTTGGAGCTTGCGGTACAGCAGCAGTTATATCACCCATTAATGAAATTAATGATATGGATAAGGGTATCGTTTACAGATTCTGTAAAGATGGAAAACCCGGACCAATTTCATTAAAACTTTATGAAACATTAGTGGGAATTCAATATGGTGATTTACCAGACAAACATAATTGGGTTACAATACTTGATTAA
- a CDS encoding porin family protein — MKRIFLLTVVTFALASFTNAQLFVGGEISFGSTSGKVKSGTVTVEQPSATDFAFAPIIGFGFSDNFEVGLELSFMTSKEKDPTVDPAEEYKASGFGLTPFARYYPIKMDKFGVFLQGGVLFASGSSKTTIGNVTVDGPKMSAVGVTIFPGVSYDLNDNISLLAQIDGFNIGYVKTTLKQTVNIGGTDVEVKDSNNAFGAGVGLNELATTGAITIGAVVRF; from the coding sequence ATGAAAAGAATTTTTTTACTTACAGTTGTAACGTTTGCTTTAGCAAGCTTTACTAATGCACAACTTTTTGTGGGTGGTGAAATTAGCTTTGGCAGCACTAGTGGTAAGGTCAAAAGTGGTACAGTTACCGTAGAACAACCATCAGCGACTGATTTCGCTTTTGCTCCCATTATCGGATTTGGGTTTTCTGACAACTTTGAAGTTGGTTTAGAACTTTCCTTTATGACAAGTAAAGAAAAAGACCCAACTGTTGACCCAGCAGAAGAGTACAAAGCTTCAGGTTTTGGATTAACTCCTTTTGCTAGATACTATCCTATTAAAATGGATAAGTTTGGCGTTTTTCTCCAAGGTGGTGTATTGTTTGCTTCAGGCTCATCAAAAACTACAATTGGTAATGTCACAGTTGATGGACCAAAAATGTCAGCAGTTGGCGTTACTATTTTCCCAGGAGTATCATATGATTTGAACGATAATATATCTTTATTAGCACAAATCGATGGCTTTAATATCGGATACGTAAAAACGACTTTAAAACAAACTGTTAATATTGGTGGAACAGATGTTGAAGTGAAAGATAGTAATAACGCATTTGGAGCTGGAGTTGGCCTTAACGAACTTGCAACAACAGGAGCAATTACAATAGGAGCAGTTGTTAGATTCTAA
- the lpxK gene encoding tetraacyldisaccharide 4'-kinase → MRILLFPFSIIYGLIVRVRNFMFDHGIIKSADYNIPTIGVGNITVGGTGKTPHVEYLINLLHKTHNISVLSRGYKRETRGIVEATIDSTSMEIGDEPKQIKQKFPDVSVIVSASRRKAINKIVSGQIGNNPDVIILDDSYQHRYVKTGVTILLIDYNRPIYEDHILPYGRLRESAADINRANIVVVTKSPMDLKPIERRIIYKNLNLYPYQTLLFSSLKYGKLTPLWGNSDSIPDDFNIEDYTVLLLTGIANPALLRKHLENSCNEIIDLRYSDHYKYGDKDIARIETVFEKIEATNKIIITTEKDAVRLKDLQSMKDSTLPVFYIPIEIVFLDNMSEEIDRKIISYVKTNRAQNTLNHTTWYDSFDKL, encoded by the coding sequence ATGAGAATACTTCTTTTCCCCTTTTCAATAATATATGGGTTAATAGTTAGAGTTCGTAACTTTATGTTTGATCATGGGATAATTAAATCAGCTGATTATAATATTCCCACGATAGGTGTTGGAAACATAACTGTTGGAGGCACAGGCAAGACACCACACGTTGAATATTTAATAAATTTACTTCATAAAACACACAATATTTCAGTTTTATCACGTGGGTATAAGAGAGAAACAAGGGGAATTGTTGAGGCCACTATAGATTCAACAAGTATGGAAATAGGTGACGAACCAAAACAGATAAAACAAAAATTCCCAGACGTATCGGTAATTGTTTCTGCCAGTCGTAGGAAAGCAATTAATAAAATAGTGTCAGGACAGATAGGGAATAATCCCGATGTGATTATTCTTGATGACTCTTATCAGCATAGATATGTAAAGACAGGCGTAACAATTCTTTTAATTGATTATAACAGACCAATATACGAAGATCATATTCTCCCTTACGGAAGATTAAGAGAGTCTGCTGCTGATATTAATAGGGCAAATATTGTTGTGGTAACAAAATCACCAATGGATTTGAAACCTATTGAACGAAGAATTATTTATAAAAACTTAAATCTATATCCATATCAAACACTACTATTTTCGAGTTTGAAATATGGGAAACTTACTCCGCTGTGGGGTAATTCTGATAGTATTCCTGATGATTTTAATATCGAAGATTATACGGTGTTACTTCTTACAGGTATTGCAAATCCAGCACTTTTAAGAAAACATTTGGAAAATAGCTGCAACGAAATTATTGACTTGCGTTATTCGGATCATTATAAATACGGTGATAAAGATATAGCAAGGATTGAGACTGTGTTTGAGAAAATTGAAGCAACAAATAAAATTATTATTACAACCGAAAAAGATGCTGTTCGATTAAAAGATCTTCAAAGTATGAAGGATTCAACACTACCTGTTTTCTATATCCCAATTGAGATTGTTTTTCTCGACAATATGTCGGAAGAGATTGACAGGAAAATAATCTCTTATGTAAAAACAAATAGGGCTCAAAACACTCTAAACCATACAACATGGTATGATTCTTTTGATAAATTATAG
- a CDS encoding winged helix-turn-helix transcriptional regulator translates to MTEKISLNLELLERSSDMLKALAHPLRIEIVNLLQNDEKMTVSQIQKHLNITQSATSHHLGILKYNGIVTSQRDGKKMYYELKHQRLSQVIKCIATCASEEK, encoded by the coding sequence ATGACAGAAAAAATATCTTTAAATTTAGAATTACTAGAGCGGTCAAGCGATATGCTAAAAGCGCTTGCTCACCCTTTACGTATTGAAATTGTTAATCTTTTGCAAAATGACGAAAAAATGACTGTAAGTCAAATTCAAAAGCATCTTAATATAACACAGTCAGCTACATCACACCACTTAGGTATTCTCAAATATAATGGAATTGTTACAAGTCAAAGAGATGGGAAAAAAATGTATTATGAGCTGAAACACCAGAGATTAAGCCAAGTTATCAAATGTATAGCTACATGTGCATCTGAAGAAAAATAA
- a CDS encoding alpha/beta hydrolase — protein MCTLTLNGKLIKYRYSKNEGLPIVFLHGYLESMDVFTQFIDTYMPEIPTLILDIPGHGCSESIEKHQTMEQIANQVVSLLDYLKIETFIIYGHSMGGYVAQAVVKQVPQRAKLLGLLHSNVFADSTEKRENRLREVEAIEQGKLPTIAQLFLPKVVADFNFQRLVSIVSEWIERVKTMQPQGIISCLYAMAYRPDNTEMLNGSTPIHLIGSDSDQFLTQQMIDKMTKGSALHEVTVIEKCGHASFVEQPQQLARAIKRVYKEFC, from the coding sequence ATGTGTACATTAACTCTAAACGGAAAGCTAATAAAATACAGGTATTCAAAAAATGAAGGGCTACCAATAGTGTTCCTTCACGGATACCTTGAATCTATGGATGTTTTCACACAATTTATAGATACCTACATGCCCGAAATCCCAACTTTGATATTAGATATTCCCGGACACGGTTGTTCCGAATCAATAGAGAAACATCAAACTATGGAGCAGATTGCTAACCAAGTTGTTTCGTTATTAGATTACTTAAAAATAGAAACATTTATTATTTATGGTCATTCAATGGGAGGATATGTGGCTCAGGCGGTAGTAAAACAGGTTCCACAAAGAGCAAAACTACTAGGACTGCTTCACAGCAACGTTTTTGCTGACAGCACTGAAAAGAGGGAAAATCGCCTACGTGAAGTAGAAGCAATAGAGCAAGGGAAATTACCAACAATAGCGCAACTATTTTTGCCAAAAGTGGTAGCAGATTTTAATTTCCAGCGATTAGTAAGCATTGTTTCGGAGTGGATTGAACGAGTTAAAACCATGCAACCGCAGGGGATAATCTCTTGTTTGTATGCAATGGCGTATCGTCCAGACAATACAGAGATGTTAAATGGCTCAACACCTATTCATTTAATTGGCAGTGATTCGGATCAGTTTTTGACTCAACAAATGATTGATAAAATGACCAAAGGCAGTGCATTGCACGAGGTAACAGTGATAGAAAAGTGTGGGCATGCATCATTCGTAGAACAACCACAACAACTTGCCAGAGCAATCAAAAGGGTTTATAAAGAATTTTGTTGA